One Roseimaritima multifibrata DNA window includes the following coding sequences:
- a CDS encoding DUF1080 domain-containing protein yields MRTFALVLSLATLAFALPKATFAEDGFVPIFDGKTLDGWDGNPAFWSVEDGAITGQTTAEKPTKGNTFLIYRGSEVGNFELKFEYKLIGGNSGVQYRSFEVDPEESKWVVGGYQADFESGKRYSGILYGERFRGILADRGQKTELTREDGKFKVNVVASVGDSDAIQKKIKSEDWNEYTVVADGFHFTHKINGVVTSECIDNDAEERRATGILALQVHAGPPMKVQFRNVRLKKLPAEKEVSADKSDGKKVVFLAGKPSHGYGSHEHYAGCLLLANSLKEAMPGYDVKVFRQGWPEEGVEALKDADTVVVYCDGGERHLLNPHLKEFDQLMDQGVGLVCLHYGVETPKGEPGDAFLEWMGGYFEADWSVNPHWDAEFKSFPDHPISRGVEPFTINDEWYYHMRFRDGMKGVTPILSAHPPETTLRRPDGPHSGNPAVRKAVANNEIQHVAWASERDGGGRGFGFTGGHFHWNWGQQDFRTAVLNAIVWTAHGTVPENGVKTDDPSRSQLEENQDEPKPAAKKVSATKAEAQPKVGRKIQRKATVSTDAKKKA; encoded by the coding sequence ATGCGAACCTTTGCGTTAGTACTCTCCTTGGCGACCCTCGCCTTCGCGCTTCCAAAGGCGACCTTTGCCGAAGATGGTTTCGTGCCGATCTTCGACGGCAAGACTCTCGATGGCTGGGACGGAAACCCAGCTTTCTGGAGCGTTGAAGATGGAGCGATCACCGGCCAAACGACTGCCGAAAAACCGACGAAGGGAAACACTTTCCTGATCTATCGCGGCAGTGAAGTTGGAAACTTTGAACTCAAGTTTGAATACAAACTGATCGGCGGAAATTCCGGAGTTCAATACCGGAGCTTTGAAGTTGATCCAGAAGAATCGAAGTGGGTTGTCGGTGGCTATCAAGCCGACTTCGAATCGGGCAAACGTTACTCCGGCATCCTTTACGGCGAACGTTTTCGTGGGATCCTCGCCGACCGCGGTCAAAAAACGGAATTGACTCGCGAAGACGGAAAATTCAAAGTCAACGTGGTCGCCTCGGTCGGTGATTCTGATGCGATCCAAAAGAAGATCAAAAGCGAAGACTGGAACGAGTACACCGTCGTTGCCGATGGTTTTCACTTCACGCACAAAATCAATGGTGTAGTGACCAGCGAATGCATCGACAACGATGCTGAAGAGCGTCGTGCAACCGGAATCCTGGCGTTGCAAGTCCACGCGGGTCCTCCGATGAAAGTCCAATTCCGTAATGTCCGTCTGAAAAAACTTCCTGCCGAAAAAGAGGTTAGTGCCGACAAATCGGACGGCAAGAAAGTCGTTTTCTTGGCCGGGAAACCGAGCCACGGTTATGGCTCGCATGAGCACTACGCAGGTTGCCTGCTATTGGCCAATTCGCTGAAAGAAGCGATGCCCGGATACGACGTCAAAGTTTTTCGACAAGGCTGGCCCGAAGAAGGCGTTGAAGCCCTGAAAGACGCCGATACGGTCGTCGTCTACTGCGACGGTGGTGAACGTCATCTGCTGAATCCTCACCTGAAGGAATTTGATCAACTGATGGATCAAGGCGTTGGCCTGGTCTGTTTGCATTACGGAGTCGAAACACCTAAAGGAGAACCTGGCGACGCGTTTCTGGAGTGGATGGGTGGATATTTTGAAGCCGATTGGTCGGTCAACCCTCACTGGGACGCGGAATTCAAAAGCTTTCCCGACCACCCGATTTCTCGCGGCGTCGAACCGTTCACGATTAATGACGAGTGGTACTACCACATGCGATTTCGCGATGGCATGAAGGGCGTCACCCCGATCCTTTCCGCTCACCCACCTGAAACAACTCTACGTCGTCCCGACGGCCCGCACAGTGGCAATCCAGCGGTCCGCAAAGCGGTTGCTAACAACGAAATCCAGCACGTCGCTTGGGCTTCGGAACGAGACGGTGGCGGACGTGGGTTCGGGTTCACTGGCGGTCACTTCCACTGGAACTGGGGTCAACAAGATTTCCGTACCGCCGTTCTTAACGCGATCGTCTGGACGGCCCACGGAACCGTGCCAGAAAACGGTGTCAAAACCGATGACCCTTCACGGTCCCAGCTAGAAGAAAACCAAGACGAGCCCAAGCCAGCGGCCAAAAAGGTCAGCGCCACCAAGGCTGAAGCCCAGCCCAAAGTGGGACGCAAGATTCAACGCAAGGCCACCGTTTCGACCGACGCAAAAAAAAAAGCGTAA
- a CDS encoding tetratricopeptide repeat protein has protein sequence MTDIHEEYDRVEKLIDNEEYQPAIEGLLGIVKQDDSFVLGHLALARVYTKTGQHTEAIEHGKKACELEPTDAFNYTALSVTYQRAWAGTQEQEYIQLAEDAMAKARELEG, from the coding sequence ATGACCGATATTCATGAAGAGTACGACCGAGTCGAAAAGCTAATCGACAACGAAGAATACCAACCCGCAATCGAAGGTCTGCTAGGGATCGTCAAGCAAGACGACTCCTTCGTGCTGGGGCACCTGGCGCTGGCACGCGTTTACACCAAAACCGGGCAACATACCGAAGCGATCGAACACGGCAAAAAGGCCTGCGAACTGGAGCCTACCGACGCGTTCAATTACACCGCCCTCAGCGTCACCTATCAACGAGCCTGGGCAGGCACCCAAGAGCAGGAATACATCCAGTTGGCCGAAGACGCGATGGCAAAGGCCCGCGAACTAGAAGGCTAA
- a CDS encoding Dps family protein — MATNKKTMKREILPADQQKKVVGLLQANLVTVIDLALFLKQAHWSVVGRGFRSVHLQLDEIIESVREGSDEIAERISTLGAAPDGRSSTVSDKSKLKKYPEGFQKAPTTVSLVADALKTTVDQLRNSIAKLGDLDPISEDLCIGISAGLEKHLWMVQSQEV; from the coding sequence ATGGCGACCAACAAAAAAACAATGAAACGCGAGATTTTGCCCGCCGACCAACAGAAGAAAGTCGTCGGATTGCTGCAGGCAAACTTAGTCACCGTGATCGATCTAGCCCTCTTCCTAAAGCAGGCTCATTGGTCCGTTGTGGGGAGAGGTTTCCGATCGGTCCATCTTCAATTAGATGAGATCATCGAATCCGTTCGCGAAGGCAGCGACGAAATCGCAGAGCGGATTAGCACACTTGGCGCGGCGCCCGACGGTCGCTCGTCGACGGTAAGCGACAAATCAAAACTAAAAAAATACCCCGAGGGATTCCAGAAAGCGCCCACCACGGTTTCCCTGGTCGCCGACGCTCTAAAGACGACCGTCGATCAACTAAGAAACTCGATCGCAAAACTAGGCGACCTAGACCCGATCAGCGAAGACCTCTGCATCGGAATCTCAGCGGGTCTAGAGAAGCATCTATGGATGGTCCAATCGCAGGAGGTGTAG
- a CDS encoding CsbD family protein encodes MSTKEELKGQWNEVKSRLQERWGQLTENDFQQLRGEAGELVGVVQRKTGASKQEIEAFISDVAQRGESFGQTVASNAQQYAGDAQEMAGQYADEAARYAREGYGRIAEASGDLSKKLARTVRERPAESLAIAFGAGILAGAVLLMGRRNR; translated from the coding sequence ATGTCGACGAAGGAAGAGCTAAAAGGCCAGTGGAACGAAGTCAAAAGCCGCCTGCAGGAACGTTGGGGGCAATTGACCGAAAACGATTTTCAGCAACTTCGCGGCGAAGCGGGTGAGCTGGTTGGTGTGGTTCAGCGAAAAACCGGAGCGTCGAAGCAAGAGATCGAAGCGTTTATCTCGGACGTCGCTCAGCGAGGCGAAAGCTTTGGTCAAACGGTCGCAAGTAACGCCCAGCAATACGCCGGCGACGCTCAGGAAATGGCCGGTCAGTACGCTGACGAAGCGGCTCGTTACGCTCGTGAAGGTTACGGCCGGATCGCGGAGGCGAGTGGCGATCTGTCGAAGAAACTGGCTCGTACCGTCCGCGAACGTCCAGCCGAATCACTGGCGATCGCTTTCGGTGCCGGGATTCTAGCGGGCGCCGTTCTGCTGATGGGCCGGCGGAACCGCTAA
- a CDS encoding helix-turn-helix transcriptional regulator, which translates to MARNEQLIRQHKILQLLEMARFGRTLDEIRDDLVQDLGLSSLHERTVRRDLEALMAAGFDIQDEVLQRGKVYKLGRTERGVHKITATATELIALSIGRDLLFPLAGTQYWKGIESFWNKIQEEMPDGVWDHYQRFRRSVHVMGGPTKSYDKQEGMLRTINRAIAEHRILEIDYESVGRPITTRMIEPYGLAVYQSSLYVVAAAAEVTDPEQRMRHWKLDRFHKATALDEWFKPDPEVDVSKHLKNSIGIFSGDSPTPVTIRLGKRAAAWVREDPWHPEQQLEKQSDDCFLLTVPTSHPREVLPKVLALGADAEVVGPDSIRSAVAEVIEKLAKAYCKPAGASDQAGD; encoded by the coding sequence ATGGCACGCAATGAACAATTGATTCGTCAGCACAAGATTTTGCAGCTGCTGGAAATGGCGAGGTTTGGGCGGACGTTGGATGAGATCCGCGATGACTTGGTTCAAGACCTTGGCTTGAGTTCGCTCCATGAGCGGACCGTTCGCCGAGACCTGGAAGCCTTGATGGCGGCTGGATTTGACATCCAAGATGAAGTTCTCCAGCGTGGCAAAGTCTACAAGCTGGGCCGCACCGAACGGGGCGTTCATAAGATCACCGCGACCGCGACCGAGCTGATTGCGCTTTCAATCGGCCGGGATCTCCTTTTCCCGCTTGCCGGGACTCAGTACTGGAAGGGAATCGAATCTTTTTGGAATAAAATCCAAGAGGAAATGCCCGATGGCGTCTGGGACCATTACCAGCGGTTTCGACGCAGTGTCCACGTGATGGGCGGCCCCACCAAATCTTATGACAAACAGGAAGGGATGCTGCGGACGATCAATCGAGCGATCGCTGAGCACCGGATCCTGGAGATCGATTACGAGTCCGTCGGACGCCCGATAACGACTCGGATGATCGAACCCTATGGCTTGGCGGTCTACCAATCCAGCCTCTACGTGGTCGCTGCGGCGGCGGAAGTGACCGACCCCGAGCAGCGGATGCGGCACTGGAAACTGGACCGTTTTCACAAAGCGACCGCCTTGGACGAGTGGTTCAAACCGGACCCCGAAGTCGACGTTTCCAAGCATTTGAAGAACAGTATCGGGATTTTCTCGGGCGATTCCCCGACTCCGGTCACCATTCGGCTTGGCAAGCGAGCGGCCGCCTGGGTCCGCGAGGATCCTTGGCACCCCGAACAACAACTGGAAAAACAGTCGGATGATTGCTTCCTGCTGACCGTTCCGACCTCACATCCACGTGAAGTTTTGCCGAAGGTTTTGGCTTTGGGAGCGGACGCGGAGGTCGTCGGGCCGGATTCGATCCGTTCTGCGGTCGCCGAAGTGATCGAAAAACTGGCCAAGGCGTACTGCAAACCAGCGGGAGCCAGCGATCAAGCTGGAGATTAA
- the ppdK gene encoding pyruvate, phosphate dikinase, with product MAKKAASPSKMVYYFGKTKTEGRGKAKSLLGGKGLNLAEMTAIGLPVPPGFTITTEVCDSYYKNGKKLPAGLIEEVNKAVAIMEKELKKKFGDDANPLLVSVRSGAAVSMPGMMNTILNLGLNDAATEGLAKQTNNARFAYDAYRRLINMFGDVVMGMDHHTFEAAFDKIKKKYKVSDDTDVPAEGLKELCEAYKTVFEKHAGTPFPQDPIEQLSLAVEAVFGSWNTARAVSYRQIENIRGLLGTAVNVQSMVYGNMGDDSGTGVAFTRNPNTGENKFFGEFLINAQGEDVVAGIRTPQPVAEMPKWNKAVHKQLLEIKDTLETHYKEMQDIEFTIEKGTLFMLQTRTGKRTGVAAVKIACDMVKENLIDKKEAVLRVPANDLTQLLLPSFKTTARNAADVLARGLPASPGAAVGTLSFDAQDAKARAAEGEKVILVRKETSPEDVDGMHAATGILTSTGGMTSHAAVVARGWGKCCVAGAGDVQIDEKAKKITVSGRTFKEKDVLSLDGTTGEVMAGEVETQEPTLSGDFSKLMGWADEFRTLKVRTNADSPADSKRARDFGAEGIGLCRTEHMFFEGDRITHMRSMILADNEKDRRAALKKLLPFQRKDFEGIFKAMNGCPVTIRLLDPPLHEFLPHEDKAQKEMAAELGVKPADVRRRTESLHESNPMLGHRGCRLSVTYPEILEMQVRAIVEAAIKCAGKNIDAQPEIMIPLIGTAAELRVLRERVEATIEEVTTQKKFEGDLKILIGTMIEIPRAALTADEVAEYADFFSFGTNDLTQMTFGYSRDDVNTFLPDYLANDLLPCDPFQSIDVAGVGQLVEIGVTKGRSVKKKLKIGICGEHGGEPASIDFCNRVGLDYVSCSPFRVPIARLAAAQAALNK from the coding sequence ATGGCAAAAAAAGCGGCTTCTCCTAGTAAAATGGTCTATTACTTCGGCAAAACTAAGACCGAAGGACGCGGGAAAGCAAAATCCCTGCTCGGCGGAAAAGGTTTGAACCTAGCCGAGATGACCGCTATCGGACTGCCCGTCCCTCCGGGATTCACAATCACGACCGAAGTTTGTGACTCCTACTACAAAAATGGCAAAAAACTACCTGCTGGCTTGATTGAAGAAGTCAACAAGGCAGTTGCCATCATGGAAAAGGAACTGAAGAAGAAATTTGGCGACGACGCCAACCCATTGCTGGTATCGGTTCGCTCGGGAGCTGCCGTCAGCATGCCCGGAATGATGAACACGATCCTGAACCTAGGGTTGAACGACGCCGCGACCGAAGGTCTTGCCAAGCAGACCAACAACGCCCGTTTTGCATACGACGCCTACCGTCGCCTGATCAACATGTTCGGTGACGTTGTCATGGGCATGGATCACCACACGTTCGAAGCTGCCTTCGACAAGATCAAAAAGAAATACAAAGTTAGCGATGACACCGACGTTCCTGCAGAAGGTCTGAAGGAATTGTGCGAAGCGTACAAAACGGTATTCGAAAAGCACGCGGGAACGCCATTCCCTCAAGATCCAATCGAGCAACTTTCGCTCGCCGTTGAAGCGGTTTTCGGATCGTGGAACACCGCTCGAGCCGTCAGTTATCGTCAAATCGAAAACATTCGCGGACTGCTGGGAACGGCCGTCAACGTTCAGTCGATGGTCTATGGCAACATGGGCGACGATTCGGGAACAGGCGTTGCTTTCACCCGCAATCCAAACACCGGCGAAAACAAGTTCTTCGGCGAATTCCTGATCAATGCTCAGGGCGAAGACGTTGTTGCAGGGATTCGTACCCCACAACCTGTCGCTGAGATGCCCAAGTGGAACAAAGCTGTCCACAAGCAACTGCTTGAAATCAAGGACACTTTGGAAACTCACTACAAAGAGATGCAGGACATCGAGTTCACCATCGAAAAGGGAACCCTTTTCATGTTGCAAACTCGTACCGGCAAACGGACCGGAGTCGCTGCGGTCAAGATCGCTTGCGACATGGTCAAAGAAAACCTGATCGACAAGAAGGAAGCTGTCCTTCGCGTTCCAGCAAACGATTTGACTCAGTTGCTTCTACCAAGCTTCAAAACGACCGCTCGCAACGCCGCCGACGTTTTGGCTCGCGGCTTGCCAGCTTCGCCAGGTGCCGCTGTTGGAACGCTTTCGTTTGACGCTCAAGACGCCAAAGCCCGTGCGGCCGAAGGCGAAAAAGTGATCCTGGTTCGTAAAGAAACCAGTCCTGAAGACGTCGACGGCATGCACGCTGCAACCGGCATTCTGACCAGCACCGGCGGAATGACCAGTCACGCCGCTGTGGTTGCTCGTGGTTGGGGCAAGTGCTGCGTCGCCGGAGCCGGCGATGTTCAGATCGACGAAAAAGCAAAGAAGATCACCGTTTCAGGACGGACCTTCAAAGAAAAAGATGTCCTCAGTTTGGACGGAACGACCGGCGAAGTGATGGCTGGCGAAGTCGAAACTCAAGAGCCAACGCTGTCGGGCGACTTCAGCAAATTGATGGGCTGGGCCGATGAGTTCCGCACATTGAAAGTTCGTACAAACGCCGATTCGCCTGCGGACAGCAAGCGAGCCCGTGATTTCGGAGCCGAAGGCATTGGCCTTTGCCGTACCGAACACATGTTCTTCGAAGGCGATCGCATCACCCACATGCGGTCGATGATTTTGGCCGACAACGAAAAAGACCGTCGTGCCGCCCTGAAGAAACTGCTTCCGTTCCAACGGAAAGACTTCGAAGGCATCTTCAAAGCCATGAACGGATGCCCTGTAACGATCCGCCTGTTGGATCCACCATTGCACGAGTTCTTGCCTCACGAAGACAAGGCTCAGAAAGAAATGGCAGCGGAACTTGGCGTCAAGCCAGCCGACGTGCGTCGTCGCACCGAATCGCTCCACGAATCGAACCCAATGTTGGGTCACCGTGGTTGCCGTTTGAGCGTGACCTATCCAGAAATCCTGGAAATGCAGGTTCGCGCCATCGTTGAAGCCGCCATTAAATGTGCCGGCAAAAACATCGACGCTCAGCCGGAAATCATGATCCCACTGATCGGAACCGCTGCTGAACTACGAGTTCTTCGCGAACGCGTTGAAGCCACGATCGAAGAAGTCACCACTCAGAAGAAATTCGAAGGCGACCTGAAGATTTTGATCGGAACGATGATCGAAATCCCACGTGCCGCTTTGACCGCAGACGAAGTCGCCGAATACGCCGACTTCTTCAGCTTCGGCACCAACGACCTGACGCAGATGACGTTTGGTTACAGCCGTGACGATGTCAACACGTTCCTTCCTGACTACTTGGCAAACGATCTTCTCCCATGTGACCCATTCCAGTCGATCGACGTCGCTGGCGTTGGTCAGTTGGTTGAAATCGGAGTCACCAAGGGACGTAGCGTCAAGAAGAAATTGAAAATCGGCATCTGTGGCGAACACGGTGGCGAACCAGCGTCGATCGATTTCTGTAATCGCGTCGGACTGGATTACGTCAGCTGCAGCCCATTCCGAGTGCCAATCGCTCGCCTTGCTGCTGCTCAAGCTGCACTGAACAAATAA